The Parabacteroides sp. AD58 genome includes a window with the following:
- a CDS encoding YaaA family protein, with the protein MQLIISPAKTMTDKSPIQMEAATKPLFQHEAEEIAWYMTHLSVDELKRSLKLSPKLALESYKRFQDFHAADDPGLPALLAYSGVVFKHIHPEDFTAANFNFARQHLKIVSICYGLLSASDLIKPYRMEYDIKIPELTEGNMYQFWQGKQTQPLIDAVRADDGILLNLASLDIQPAFHWKQIEKEVRVITPEFKIRKDGKLKTIVIYAKMARGEMCRQIIRQQIQDPEAVKAFEWEGFHYRDDLSTENNWVFLQE; encoded by the coding sequence ATGCAACTGATCATTTCTCCTGCAAAAACAATGACAGATAAAAGTCCGATTCAGATGGAAGCTGCGACTAAACCTCTTTTCCAACACGAGGCCGAAGAAATAGCCTGGTACATGACGCACTTGTCTGTCGACGAGCTGAAACGCAGTCTTAAGTTAAGTCCGAAGCTGGCACTTGAAAGTTATAAGCGCTTCCAAGATTTTCATGCAGCCGATGATCCCGGTCTGCCGGCTCTTTTGGCTTATTCCGGAGTTGTATTCAAGCATATTCATCCCGAAGATTTCACGGCTGCAAATTTCAACTTTGCCCGACAGCACCTGAAGATTGTATCAATCTGTTATGGATTGCTCTCCGCTTCCGACTTAATCAAACCTTACCGGATGGAATACGATATTAAGATTCCGGAACTGACGGAAGGCAATATGTATCAATTCTGGCAAGGGAAGCAAACCCAACCTCTGATAGATGCGGTCCGGGCCGATGACGGAATCTTACTGAATCTGGCAAGTCTGGATATCCAGCCGGCTTTCCATTGGAAACAAATAGAAAAGGAAGTCCGCGTCATTACACCCGAATTCAAGATCCGGAAAGACGGCAAGCTGAAAACCATTGTCATCTATGCCAAGATGGCACGTGGAGAGATGTGCCGGCAAATCATCCGTCAGCAAATTCAAGATCCAGAAGCCGTCAAAGCCTTTGAATGGGAAGGTTTTCACTACCGCGATGATCTTTCCACCGAAAATAATTGGGTATTTTTACAGGAATAA